In Thermodesulfobacteriota bacterium, the following proteins share a genomic window:
- the dctP gene encoding TRAP transporter substrate-binding protein DctP: MSRIPHWSVVLYAINLAIICLLVGFTPGAAAADLTAKEVETVLQESMTALLTGQEFPPALQKQQQILRNMFEKGTVTRDEIITMQEKMFLPILSHHRTSRYILKDMPRRVEALLAPYMTWEEVKAIVWKASSTLIPDGEQMVITLGTLAPSGTPWIKVPEETLIPRMAKLSNNKFVVKVYSGGIMGEDTDILRKMDIGQLDGCGCTAIGLVAASPDVSVLLLPGLFRNYDEVDYITEKFRKRIDASFEQRGYILSSFIDTGNFYVFTKNKITGLADLPKQKFLTTFGDIEIALYKELGVDATPMAAPETISVLSTGMANAMMAPAGWMLGIQAYQYMGYYIKPPFLYSPGAALTSVQTKERLRKRFGVSELLADNFQEMLVYEVSTLEAEWKQIARDFETRSLQAFETKCGIKPVNLSPADLKTLETASLRVREQLAGKAFSKDLMDDILKALEAYRAKK, encoded by the coding sequence ATGTCGCGTATTCCGCACTGGAGCGTCGTCCTGTACGCAATCAACCTGGCGATAATCTGCCTGCTGGTCGGTTTTACCCCCGGCGCGGCGGCCGCCGATTTAACCGCCAAGGAAGTGGAAACCGTGCTGCAGGAGAGTATGACGGCCCTGCTGACCGGCCAGGAATTCCCTCCGGCGCTGCAGAAGCAGCAGCAGATATTGAGAAATATGTTTGAGAAGGGCACCGTTACCAGGGATGAGATCATTACCATGCAGGAGAAGATGTTCCTTCCGATCCTGAGCCATCACCGGACCTCACGATATATCCTGAAGGATATGCCCCGGCGCGTTGAGGCCCTGCTCGCCCCCTATATGACCTGGGAAGAGGTCAAGGCCATTGTCTGGAAGGCATCCTCCACGCTGATCCCGGACGGGGAACAGATGGTCATCACCCTGGGAACCCTGGCCCCGTCCGGAACGCCATGGATCAAGGTTCCTGAAGAGACGCTCATCCCCCGCATGGCCAAATTGAGCAACAACAAGTTCGTCGTCAAGGTCTACTCCGGCGGGATCATGGGCGAGGATACCGATATTTTGAGAAAGATGGATATCGGGCAGCTGGACGGCTGCGGATGCACCGCCATCGGCCTGGTGGCGGCCTCCCCGGATGTGTCCGTTCTGCTCCTGCCGGGGTTATTCAGGAATTATGACGAGGTGGATTACATAACCGAAAAGTTCAGGAAAAGGATCGACGCGTCCTTTGAACAGAGAGGGTATATCCTTTCCTCGTTTATCGACACCGGCAATTTTTATGTGTTCACCAAAAACAAAATCACCGGTCTGGCGGATCTTCCCAAGCAGAAGTTTCTGACCACCTTCGGAGACATTGAAATCGCGCTGTATAAAGAACTGGGGGTTGACGCCACGCCCATGGCGGCGCCGGAGACCATTTCCGTCCTGAGCACGGGCATGGCCAATGCCATGATGGCGCCGGCCGGCTGGATGCTCGGCATTCAGGCGTATCAATACATGGGTTACTACATCAAGCCGCCGTTCCTCTATTCTCCCGGGGCGGCCCTGACCAGTGTTCAAACCAAGGAAAGACTGCGCAAGCGGTTCGGCGTGTCGGAGCTGCTGGCCGACAATTTTCAGGAAATGCTGGTATATGAGGTCAGCACCCTGGAGGCGGAGTGGAAACAGATCGCCCGGGATTTTGAAACCAGAAGCCTGCAGGCGTTTGAAACCAAATGCGGCATCAAACCCGTCAACCTCTCTCCCGCTGATCTGAAGACCCTTGAGACGGCTTCATTGCGAGTGCGGGAACAGCTGGCCGGCAAGGCTTTCTCTAAAGATTTGATGGATGACATACTGAAGGCCCTGGAAGCGTACCGGGCAAAAAAATAG
- a CDS encoding START domain-containing protein, with amino-acid sequence MIIACLLLPTAFAAAEDGWMYLYTRDGIDVFQKDIPGTGSHAFRGFGFVDARLEVIGAVIRDIPAYPRWVARCRKAVVLQDIDFNTKIFYSIVDAPPPFQDRDMVIQNDTVYDLEKGTAEITFRLSDQTLVPSTDNYYRVTELSGEYLLEYFGRDKTRITFEYRGCPGGNVPVRLADWIESRHYPYINIMGIRRMVREQKYIEAGAESPDRELIENAGSDPGQVAKIFKNRIGEYIVDRRVLDIVFDDRAMQDMVRKVHADKTTFESIQQAVTGVFSVLAFSPAVAACIEDKPLEDIICLETLMREKWLVDLIARNRPPIEGYLNTSGTNIERLFYKITTSEKAVGMFIRDEDLARAILTSESVRTRLWQDSGFKKEVLDKILTFENAGDFEKIVAEWVGGNT; translated from the coding sequence GTGATTATCGCGTGCCTGTTGCTGCCGACGGCTTTCGCCGCTGCCGAAGATGGCTGGATGTATCTTTATACCAGGGACGGCATCGATGTCTTCCAGAAGGACATTCCAGGAACCGGATCCCACGCTTTCAGGGGCTTCGGGTTTGTGGACGCCAGGCTGGAGGTGATCGGCGCTGTTATCCGTGATATTCCGGCCTATCCCCGGTGGGTGGCCAGATGCCGGAAGGCGGTGGTTTTGCAGGATATCGATTTCAACACCAAAATCTTTTACAGCATTGTCGACGCCCCGCCGCCTTTCCAGGACCGGGATATGGTTATTCAAAACGATACGGTCTATGATCTGGAAAAAGGCACGGCCGAAATCACCTTTCGTCTCTCCGACCAGACGCTGGTCCCTTCCACCGATAACTATTACCGGGTCACCGAGCTTTCCGGTGAATATCTGCTTGAGTATTTCGGCCGCGACAAGACCCGGATCACGTTTGAATACCGGGGATGTCCCGGCGGTAACGTCCCTGTCAGGCTGGCCGACTGGATCGAGTCCAGGCATTATCCCTATATCAACATCATGGGGATAAGAAGAATGGTCAGGGAACAGAAGTATATCGAAGCCGGGGCCGAGTCTCCGGACCGGGAGCTGATTGAAAACGCCGGCAGCGACCCCGGCCAGGTGGCCAAAATTTTTAAAAACCGGATTGGTGAATATATCGTCGATCGGCGGGTGCTTGACATCGTCTTTGACGACCGGGCCATGCAGGATATGGTCAGGAAAGTGCATGCGGATAAGACGACCTTTGAGAGCATTCAGCAGGCTGTGACCGGCGTTTTTTCCGTACTGGCTTTCAGCCCGGCGGTCGCGGCCTGTATCGAAGACAAACCGTTGGAGGACATCATCTGCCTGGAAACCCTGATGCGGGAAAAGTGGCTGGTTGATCTGATCGCCAGAAACCGGCCGCCGATTGAGGGCTACCTGAACACCTCGGGCACCAATATTGAAAGATTATTTTACAAAATCACGACCTCCGAAAAAGCGGTCGGAATGTTTATCCGGGATGAAGACCTGGCCCGTGCAATTCTGACCAGCGAATCCGTTCGTACCCGGCTCTGGCAGGACAGCGGTTTTAAAAAAGAGGTCCTGGACAAAATCCTCACGTTTGAAAACGCGGGGGATTTTGAAAAAATCGTAGCCGAATGGGTGGGGGGGAATACATAG
- a CDS encoding DUF3683 domain-containing protein has protein sequence MSRVQSREIPFNYTSADDPRVCALVLGGDMVAPLEMLRFKRRTGQGWRLLMRFIGDLFIHRRNPFLYQELADDRRRQNRFLNSARGDLAQIEEMEPQDPDLELILARCRRRLDELQRELTSVGRERNRVRRRLGAIVGEQNIFFDPFALSAHATDATDWRMHMPVAVVYPREEAQVPPLLTAIAALGLKAVPRGGGTGLTGGAVPVAPGCVMINTEKMNRIGGITTRTVIRPDGTELVPDVMELEAGVITDDAMQAARAAGLIFSTDPTSAWACTIGGNIAENAGGKRAVLWGTCIDNLLAFRIAVPGGRLLEVRRTNPTGGRIGPDETASFAVIDAATGEPVSQIHIPGDKLRKPGLGKDITNKTLEGLPGVQKEGTDGIITSATFILHRPYPEQRTICLEFFGEDMEEAARVIERITGAFVDRGQEALLALEHFDEEYVRAIQYKAKAPSRESPKAVLLIDLVGHTGGQIQSGLDRLIALLRAYPNTVMTVARDEPEAERFWRDRKRLGAIAARTNAFKLNEDIVLPVSALAEFAEFVDMLNVEEERANQQEVIWQLLAYIDEAVPIEDPEWLAAKLPAARDMLKEALAQINLAGRAHLRNETHLTRVQAAMAELLRGFVKVQAEIQQDMAEIRSRRIVVATHMHAGDGNVHVNIPVFSNDREMMLRAAETADAIMEKAVDLGGVVSGEHGIGFTKIKHLDEEILTEFRDYQRRIDPDDLINPGKLTDRSVADRVFTPSFNLIELEARILRYSHLEQLAEKISRCVRCGRCKTTCCVFYPDRNLFYHPRNKNLALTGIIEALLYDAQRTQTTGASFLRWLTEIADHCTLCHKCRTQCPVDIDTAEISVLEREVLAARHARKTALPTRIVLGYLSSRSEAVNRLVRRAVLQWGGAAQRAGRRLVGNQWRRFPLLAPLYAPAPVITAGTLPATYPQPRGLYHTLLLTPENDITGTVFYFPGCGSERLHADIALAVIYLLLDTGRRVVLPPPYLCCGYPARANARLEENNRLELRNTIIFSQIRSLFGYLEFDGCVVSCGTCLEGLGRVNAAGIFDSPVTDAAAFVLDGDLEVTIPGTCFYHPPCHDSLDGRGEELLRRLAPEGVIPVPHCCSEAGTLTLSRPDIAAAMLDRKRTVLEPHATGFTGPHRLVTNCPACLNGLSRQRLIPPVHLAVALADARGGDNWRRWTMARLAHAEKIRF, from the coding sequence ATGAGTAGAGTCCAGTCCAGAGAAATCCCCTTCAACTACACCTCGGCCGACGATCCGCGCGTCTGCGCGCTGGTGCTTGGCGGCGATATGGTGGCGCCGCTTGAAATGCTGCGGTTCAAACGACGGACCGGGCAGGGCTGGCGGCTGCTGATGCGCTTTATCGGCGATCTGTTCATCCATCGCCGCAACCCCTTCCTCTACCAGGAACTGGCGGATGACCGCCGGCGGCAAAACCGGTTCTTAAACTCGGCCCGCGGAGACCTCGCCCAGATCGAGGAAATGGAGCCACAGGATCCGGATCTGGAGCTGATCCTGGCCCGGTGCCGCCGCAGGCTCGACGAGCTTCAGCGGGAACTGACGTCGGTCGGCCGTGAGCGGAACCGCGTTCGCCGGCGCCTGGGCGCGATCGTGGGCGAGCAGAACATTTTTTTTGATCCCTTCGCCCTGTCGGCCCATGCCACGGACGCAACGGACTGGCGCATGCACATGCCGGTGGCGGTGGTCTATCCGCGAGAGGAGGCCCAGGTCCCACCCCTGCTGACGGCCATCGCGGCCCTGGGCCTCAAGGCCGTTCCGCGGGGCGGCGGCACCGGCCTGACCGGCGGGGCCGTACCGGTAGCGCCCGGTTGCGTCATGATCAATACGGAAAAGATGAACCGCATCGGGGGGATCACCACCCGGACGGTCATCCGGCCCGACGGCACCGAACTGGTCCCGGACGTGATGGAACTCGAGGCGGGCGTGATCACCGATGACGCCATGCAGGCCGCCAGGGCCGCGGGTCTGATTTTTTCCACGGATCCCACATCGGCCTGGGCCTGCACCATCGGCGGCAATATCGCCGAAAACGCCGGGGGCAAGCGGGCCGTGCTCTGGGGAACCTGCATCGACAACCTGCTTGCTTTCCGCATCGCGGTCCCGGGGGGACGACTGCTCGAAGTCCGGCGGACCAATCCTACCGGCGGCCGTATCGGCCCGGACGAAACCGCCTCTTTTGCGGTAATCGACGCGGCCACGGGCGAACCGGTCAGTCAGATTCACATCCCGGGCGATAAATTGCGCAAACCCGGCCTGGGCAAGGACATCACCAATAAAACCCTGGAAGGCCTGCCCGGCGTCCAGAAAGAAGGCACCGACGGCATCATCACCTCGGCCACGTTTATCCTGCACCGTCCCTATCCGGAGCAGCGCACCATCTGCCTGGAATTTTTCGGAGAAGACATGGAGGAGGCCGCCCGGGTCATCGAACGGATCACCGGTGCCTTTGTTGACCGTGGCCAGGAAGCCCTGCTGGCCCTGGAGCATTTTGACGAAGAGTATGTCCGGGCCATTCAATACAAGGCCAAAGCCCCCAGCCGTGAAAGCCCCAAGGCCGTGCTGCTGATCGATCTGGTCGGGCACACCGGCGGGCAGATCCAATCCGGTCTGGACCGGCTGATCGCGCTGCTGCGGGCCTATCCCAATACCGTCATGACCGTGGCCCGGGACGAACCGGAAGCCGAGCGTTTCTGGCGCGACCGGAAACGACTGGGGGCCATCGCGGCCCGGACCAACGCTTTCAAGCTTAACGAGGATATCGTCCTGCCCGTCAGCGCCCTGGCGGAATTTGCCGAATTCGTGGACATGCTCAACGTGGAGGAGGAACGCGCCAATCAGCAGGAAGTGATCTGGCAGCTGCTGGCCTACATCGATGAAGCCGTTCCCATTGAAGATCCGGAATGGCTGGCCGCCAAACTGCCCGCGGCCCGGGATATGCTCAAGGAAGCCCTGGCCCAGATCAACCTGGCCGGGCGCGCTCACTTGAGAAACGAGACCCACCTCACCCGCGTCCAGGCCGCCATGGCCGAACTGCTGCGAGGCTTTGTCAAGGTCCAGGCCGAAATCCAGCAGGACATGGCCGAGATCCGGAGCCGCCGCATTGTAGTGGCCACGCACATGCACGCCGGCGACGGCAACGTGCACGTCAATATCCCCGTCTTTTCCAACGACCGCGAAATGATGCTGCGGGCCGCCGAAACCGCCGACGCCATCATGGAAAAAGCCGTCGACCTGGGCGGGGTGGTGAGCGGCGAACACGGCATCGGGTTTACCAAGATCAAACATCTGGACGAGGAGATCCTGACCGAATTCCGTGACTACCAGCGGCGCATCGATCCGGACGACCTGATCAACCCCGGCAAGCTGACGGACCGGAGTGTGGCCGACCGGGTGTTCACGCCGTCGTTCAACCTTATCGAACTGGAAGCGCGCATTCTGCGGTACAGCCATCTGGAGCAGCTGGCCGAAAAGATTTCCCGGTGCGTGCGCTGCGGCCGCTGCAAGACGACCTGCTGCGTGTTCTATCCGGACCGGAATCTTTTTTACCACCCCCGCAACAAGAATCTGGCCCTGACCGGCATCATCGAAGCGCTGCTCTACGACGCCCAGCGCACGCAGACGACAGGGGCGTCGTTCCTGCGCTGGCTGACCGAAATCGCGGATCACTGCACCCTCTGCCACAAATGCCGGACCCAGTGCCCGGTCGACATCGATACCGCCGAGATATCGGTCCTGGAACGGGAAGTGCTGGCGGCCCGCCATGCCCGGAAGACGGCGCTGCCCACGCGGATCGTGCTGGGCTATCTGTCTTCCCGCTCCGAAGCGGTCAACCGGCTGGTCCGCCGGGCGGTGCTGCAATGGGGCGGTGCGGCACAGCGCGCCGGCCGGCGTCTGGTCGGCAATCAATGGCGCCGTTTTCCGTTGCTGGCGCCGCTCTATGCCCCGGCGCCCGTTATCACGGCCGGAACCCTGCCGGCAACTTATCCGCAGCCCCGCGGCCTTTATCACACCCTGCTGCTGACGCCGGAAAACGACATCACCGGCACCGTCTTCTATTTTCCCGGCTGCGGCTCGGAACGACTTCATGCCGACATCGCCCTGGCCGTTATTTATCTGCTGCTGGACACCGGCCGCCGGGTGGTGCTTCCGCCGCCGTATCTCTGCTGCGGATACCCGGCCCGCGCCAATGCCCGGCTGGAAGAGAACAATCGTCTGGAACTGCGCAACACCATTATCTTCAGCCAGATCCGGTCCCTGTTCGGTTATCTTGAGTTTGACGGATGCGTGGTCAGTTGCGGCACCTGCCTGGAAGGACTTGGCCGCGTCAATGCCGCCGGGATCTTTGACTCGCCGGTAACGGACGCGGCCGCCTTTGTCCTGGACGGCGATCTGGAAGTGACGATTCCGGGAACGTGTTTTTATCACCCGCCCTGTCACGACTCCCTGGACGGCAGAGGCGAAGAACTGCTGCGTCGCCTGGCGCCGGAAGGTGTAATTCCCGTCCCCCACTGCTGTTCCGAAGCCGGCACCCTGACCTTGAGCCGCCCGGACATTGCCGCCGCCATGCTGGACCGTAAGCGGACGGTCTTGGAACCCCACGCAACCGGCTTCACCGGGCCTCACCGGCTGGTGACCAACTGCCCGGCCTGCCTCAATGGTTTGAGCCGGCAACGCCTCATCCCTCCGGTTCATCTGGCTGTTGCCCTGGCCGACGCCCGGGGAGGCGATAACTGGCGCCGGTGGACAATGGCGCGACTGGCGCACGCGGAGAAGATCCGATTTTAA
- a CDS encoding DedA family protein: MFFDYIMNAAGAMAHPVTLYCLLIGILLLCGFGLPLPEDVVLITGGYLSYTGHLDIRIFLPLAMAGVLLGDSSLFLIGRKTGDSILSHRFLSKFIKPFHINKARAFIEKYHERIFFIARFLPGLRAAIFYTGGALKTRFGKFILYDFLAALISVPALVIVAFAGGSYIDEVFKVAKGVQAVLIVISIVIAVIVVARVRIWLNERKDRDGDTPDPNF; this comes from the coding sequence ATGTTTTTTGATTATATCATGAACGCGGCCGGCGCCATGGCCCACCCGGTAACCCTGTACTGCCTTCTTATCGGGATTCTGCTGTTGTGCGGCTTCGGGTTGCCGCTCCCCGAGGATGTGGTCCTGATAACAGGCGGCTATCTCTCCTATACGGGCCATCTCGATATCCGGATTTTCCTTCCCCTGGCCATGGCCGGCGTCCTTCTGGGCGACAGCTCGCTGTTTCTCATCGGGAGAAAGACCGGGGATTCCATTTTAAGTCATCGCTTTCTGTCGAAATTCATCAAGCCGTTCCATATCAATAAAGCCCGGGCCTTTATCGAAAAATACCATGAACGGATTTTTTTCATCGCCCGGTTTCTGCCGGGGTTGCGTGCCGCCATTTTTTACACGGGCGGCGCCCTCAAAACCCGTTTCGGAAAATTCATCCTGTATGATTTTCTGGCTGCGCTGATCAGCGTGCCGGCACTGGTGATCGTCGCCTTTGCCGGAGGCAGCTACATCGATGAGGTGTTTAAAGTCGCCAAGGGCGTGCAGGCCGTTCTGATCGTCATCTCGATTGTAATAGCCGTAATTGTCGTGGCCCGGGTTCGCATCTGGCTCAACGAAAGAAAAGACCGTGACGGCGATACGCCCGACCCGAATTTTTGA
- a CDS encoding NAD-dependent epimerase/dehydratase family protein has protein sequence MRKIVVTGCAGMIGSHLVDELVKFENVTVVGVDNLSFGRVDNMEEAFSSDRFTFYRVDVLDLEALKIICCGADTIVHLAALKKSGEADASLHTLRVNSRGTENVFDVARMWRCKVVLASTSDVYGMAPVPHTEDSDLVLGPTMIKRWAYAVSKLYDEQLAFAYFKDEGVPIVILRYFGGFSPRSNFSWSGGHIPIFIDAILRNEPVKIHGDGTQTRSMADVRDLIRGTITAIGREQAVGHIINLGNDEEMSVLDSARMIAEVVNEETGLHREMKIIYVPFAEIFGQYKDIMRRLPELTKARRLLDYEPRYRLREAVKNTVRIKFQQLKTQGAI, from the coding sequence ATGAGAAAGATCGTTGTGACGGGCTGCGCCGGCATGATCGGGTCCCATCTTGTTGACGAACTGGTGAAGTTTGAAAACGTAACGGTGGTCGGCGTGGACAATCTTTCCTTCGGGCGCGTCGACAACATGGAGGAAGCGTTCAGCAGCGACCGCTTCACTTTTTACCGGGTGGACGTTCTCGACCTGGAAGCGCTGAAAATCATCTGCTGCGGCGCGGATACGATTGTCCATCTGGCGGCATTAAAAAAAAGCGGCGAGGCGGACGCCAGCCTCCATACCCTGCGCGTTAACAGCCGCGGCACCGAGAATGTTTTCGATGTCGCCCGGATGTGGCGCTGCAAGGTCGTGCTTGCCTCCACCTCCGATGTCTACGGGATGGCCCCCGTGCCCCACACGGAGGACAGCGATCTGGTGCTTGGCCCCACCATGATCAAACGCTGGGCCTATGCCGTTTCCAAACTCTATGACGAGCAACTCGCCTTTGCCTATTTTAAGGACGAAGGCGTTCCCATCGTGATTCTGCGTTACTTCGGCGGCTTCAGCCCGCGATCAAACTTCAGCTGGAGCGGGGGGCATATCCCGATTTTCATCGACGCGATATTGCGGAACGAACCGGTTAAAATACACGGTGACGGAACGCAGACGAGGTCCATGGCCGATGTCCGCGACCTGATTCGCGGCACCATCACCGCCATCGGGCGGGAGCAGGCCGTCGGCCATATTATCAATCTTGGTAATGATGAAGAGATGAGCGTGCTCGACAGCGCCCGGATGATCGCCGAGGTGGTCAACGAAGAGACGGGCCTCCACCGGGAGATGAAAATCATTTATGTCCCCTTCGCGGAAATATTCGGGCAATACAAGGATATCATGCGCCGGCTGCCTGAGCTGACCAAGGCGCGTCGGCTTCTCGACTATGAACCGCGCTACCGGCTTCGCGAGGCGGTAAAGAACACGGTCAGAATCAAGTTCCAGCAGCTAAAAACGCAGGGGGCGATTTGA
- a CDS encoding radical SAM protein, with translation MNGQQLYGLSRLATTLKMGGHPGLKGLSLRRKLALNHIFSQSKLTRLDGRVYSNTFTPFYPSPAYDRFVSGLRSLIRGVPYPMVTNFAVTARCPCNCWHCSFADRSLKDRLPLAVMKDAIARVQDLGTAVVGLTGGEPLLRSDLEDIIAAIDQRSMSLLFTTGFELTRQRVKNLKAAGLGIPVISLDHYDPAVHDRGRNRPGMHAAALRAIDLFQQEGFYVAVSFVPDRELLDNRDEAYKIIEFFKSLGVNDMRLTSPILAGKLTAHPERLLSGKHIDAIYEIQRFCTRTPGYPGVFAYDYFESEHFYGCGAGYNYMFIDSQGNVCPCDFTMLSLGNILERPLADIWEETSRAFSRPGCACYANRVAARIRDKNPACYPLNRQDSLEIISACPPDGGEKRPWMYKKISESSSG, from the coding sequence GTGAACGGTCAACAACTATACGGCCTGTCCCGCCTGGCGACCACCCTGAAGATGGGCGGACACCCCGGGCTGAAGGGGCTGAGCCTGCGCCGGAAGCTGGCCCTGAACCATATTTTTTCCCAGAGCAAGCTGACCCGTCTGGACGGCCGCGTCTATTCCAACACCTTTACGCCCTTTTACCCCTCGCCGGCATATGACCGGTTTGTCTCCGGGCTGCGCTCCCTGATCCGGGGCGTGCCCTATCCCATGGTCACCAACTTTGCCGTGACCGCCCGCTGCCCCTGCAACTGCTGGCATTGTTCCTTTGCCGACCGATCCCTGAAAGACAGGCTGCCCCTGGCGGTCATGAAGGATGCCATCGCCCGGGTCCAGGATCTGGGCACCGCCGTGGTCGGCCTGACCGGCGGCGAGCCCTTGCTGCGGTCCGATCTTGAAGATATTATCGCGGCCATTGACCAGCGGTCCATGTCCCTGCTGTTTACCACCGGTTTCGAACTCACCCGCCAGCGGGTAAAAAATCTCAAGGCCGCCGGCCTGGGCATACCGGTCATCAGCCTGGATCACTATGACCCGGCTGTTCACGACCGGGGTAGAAACCGCCCGGGCATGCACGCCGCCGCCCTGCGGGCCATCGACCTGTTCCAACAGGAAGGATTTTACGTGGCCGTCTCCTTTGTGCCCGACCGGGAACTGCTGGACAACCGGGATGAAGCTTACAAGATCATCGAATTTTTCAAATCCCTGGGCGTTAACGACATGCGCCTGACCTCACCCATCCTGGCCGGAAAACTGACCGCCCACCCGGAACGTCTGCTGTCCGGAAAGCACATTGACGCCATCTACGAAATCCAGCGGTTCTGCACGAGGACCCCCGGCTATCCCGGCGTGTTTGCCTACGACTATTTTGAAAGCGAGCATTTTTACGGCTGCGGCGCCGGGTACAACTACATGTTCATCGACTCTCAGGGCAATGTCTGCCCCTGTGATTTCACCATGCTGTCTCTGGGCAACATTCTGGAACGGCCTTTGGCCGACATCTGGGAGGAAACCAGCCGGGCCTTTTCCCGGCCGGGCTGCGCCTGTTACGCCAACCGCGTGGCCGCCCGCATCCGGGACAAGAATCCCGCCTGCTATCCCTTGAACCGGCAGGACTCCCTGGAGATCATCAGCGCCTGTCCGCCCGACGGCGGGGAGAAAAGGCCCTGGATGTACAAAAAGATAAGTGAATCATCTTCCGGTTAA
- the dctP gene encoding TRAP transporter substrate-binding protein DctP: MGIISHKFIGYRAALLFLTIVMFGAVSFSFAANMTRAEMQTILDESIKALLTGQPFSPTLEQKQLVLRKTFEAGAVSKEQLIAMVEKSMMPMLDAYQDKTSVAAFKELPARVEALLSPYMAWQEVKEAGWRIATPLINESIKALLTGQPFSPDLEKKQLVVRKMFEAGLITKPECIAMVEGSMLPILENHRTSRYILKDIPKRVEALLSPYMTWEEVEEAAWKMGSSLIKDGDQMMLTIGTLAPPGTPWINVPETVLLPRIARLSNNKVVVKVYGGGVMGEDTDILRKMDIGQLSGCGCTALGILAASPDTSVLLLPGLFRNYDEVDYILDKFRRRIDKSFEDRGYILGALIDTGFFYLFTKYPITGLADLKKQKLLTWFGEVESTFYQELGIDAATPVAVPETISALSTGLANANLAPAAWMLGIQAYQYARYYFTPPMVYSPGAIIVSVATKEKLRKQFGVSETLAYNVQEMLIYEVSLLEPRWKKEVRDFEAKSLQAFQTKCGMKAVPLSAEDQKVLEQASARVAEKLADKAYPRDLLNDIRKALAEYRAGHQ, from the coding sequence ATGGGTATAATTTCACATAAATTCATCGGCTATCGAGCGGCATTGCTTTTTTTGACCATTGTGATGTTTGGCGCTGTTTCCTTTTCTTTCGCGGCGAACATGACCAGAGCCGAAATGCAGACGATTCTGGATGAGAGCATCAAGGCGCTGCTGACCGGCCAGCCTTTCAGCCCGACCCTGGAACAGAAACAACTGGTCTTAAGGAAAACATTTGAAGCCGGCGCGGTCAGCAAGGAACAACTGATCGCTATGGTGGAAAAATCCATGATGCCGATGCTGGACGCATATCAGGACAAAACATCGGTGGCCGCTTTCAAGGAACTCCCCGCGCGCGTCGAAGCCCTGCTTTCCCCCTATATGGCCTGGCAGGAAGTCAAAGAGGCCGGATGGCGGATCGCGACCCCCCTGATCAATGAGAGCATCAAGGCCCTGCTGACCGGCCAGCCTTTCAGCCCGGACCTGGAGAAAAAGCAGCTGGTCGTGAGAAAGATGTTTGAAGCCGGCCTGATCACCAAACCGGAGTGCATTGCCATGGTGGAGGGATCGATGCTGCCGATCCTGGAAAATCACCGGACCTCGCGGTACATTTTAAAAGATATCCCCAAGCGCGTGGAAGCGCTGCTTTCTCCCTATATGACCTGGGAGGAGGTCGAAGAGGCGGCCTGGAAGATGGGGTCGTCCCTGATCAAGGACGGGGATCAGATGATGCTCACCATCGGCACCCTGGCCCCGCCCGGCACGCCCTGGATCAATGTTCCCGAAACGGTCCTGCTTCCCCGGATCGCCCGCTTGAGCAACAATAAGGTTGTCGTAAAAGTTTACGGCGGCGGCGTCATGGGAGAGGATACCGACATATTGAGAAAAATGGACATCGGCCAGCTGTCCGGCTGCGGCTGCACGGCCCTGGGCATTCTGGCGGCGTCTCCGGACACGTCGGTCCTGCTGCTGCCGGGTCTTTTCCGCAACTATGACGAAGTGGATTATATCCTGGATAAATTCCGGAGAAGAATCGACAAGTCGTTTGAGGACCGGGGCTATATTCTGGGCGCTCTGATCGACACCGGCTTCTTTTACCTGTTCACCAAATACCCCATTACCGGCCTGGCCGACCTGAAAAAACAGAAACTGCTGACCTGGTTCGGCGAGGTTGAATCCACCTTCTACCAGGAACTCGGCATCGACGCCGCCACGCCCGTGGCCGTGCCGGAGACCATTTCTGCCTTAAGCACGGGCCTGGCCAACGCCAATCTGGCGCCGGCTGCCTGGATGCTCGGCATCCAGGCCTACCAGTATGCCCGTTATTACTTCACGCCGCCCATGGTTTATTCTCCCGGCGCCATCATCGTCAGCGTGGCCACCAAGGAGAAGCTGCGCAAGCAGTTCGGCGTGTCCGAAACCCTGGCCTACAATGTTCAGGAGATGCTGATCTATGAAGTCAGCCTGCTGGAACCCCGCTGGAAAAAAGAGGTCCGGGATTTTGAGGCCAAAAGCCTGCAGGCGTTCCAGACCAAATGCGGCATGAAAGCCGTGCCCCTTTCCGCCGAAGACCAGAAAGTCCTGGAGCAGGCTTCCGCGCGGGTTGCCGAAAAACTGGCCGACAAGGCCTATCCCCGTGATCTTTTAAACGACATCCGGAAAGCCCTGGCGGAGTACCGGGCAGGACACCAATAG